Proteins encoded by one window of Nitrospinota bacterium:
- a CDS encoding carboxymuconolactone decarboxylase family protein: MLDKKTTILLKLAASMAFGCIFLMKHNFSVAKEIGITDDEIGVAQAIVMSISGGRVSNQFREAREKK; this comes from the coding sequence ATTTTAGACAAAAAAACAACGATCTTGCTCAAACTGGCAGCCTCTATGGCCTTTGGGTGCATTTTTTTAATGAAGCATAACTTTAGCGTGGCTAAAGAAATAGGAATTACTGATGATGAAATAGGTGTGGCTCAGGCGATAGTAATGTCTATTTCCGGCGGGAGAGTTTCCAACCAGTTTCGTGAAGCTCGAGAAAAGAAATAA
- a CDS encoding arsenate reductase ArsC, with translation MVNKKRILFLCTGNSCRSQMAEGFLRSYAGSEFDVFSAGTDPKELNPLAVGVMKERAVDISGQRSESVDEFKKERFDYIITVCDRAKEICPFFSGKTERIHWSFEDPASAKGSEKERIDVFRSVRDEIDESIISFLKDKTSC, from the coding sequence ATGGTTAACAAAAAAAGAATCCTTTTTCTCTGCACTGGTAATTCATGCAGAAGCCAGATGGCAGAGGGTTTTTTACGGTCCTACGCTGGGAGCGAGTTTGATGTATTCAGTGCTGGAACAGACCCAAAAGAACTAAACCCTCTTGCAGTAGGGGTCATGAAGGAAAGAGCTGTTGATATCTCTGGTCAGCGTTCTGAATCCGTTGATGAATTTAAAAAAGAGAGGTTTGATTATATTATTACGGTATGCGATAGGGCAAAAGAGATATGCCCTTTTTTTTCTGGAAAAACAGAAAGAATCCACTGGAGCTTTGAAGACCCAGCAAGCGCAAAAGGGTCTGAGAAAGAGAGAATTGATGTCTTTAGAAGCGTAAGGGATGAGATAGATGAAAGCATAATAAGCTTTCTGAAGGACAAGACTTCTTGCTGA
- a CDS encoding putative sulfate/molybdate transporter, with the protein MKIADFEFNRRELAGSMGDFGTLVPLAVGYIMVNGMDPAGLLIMMGLANIVTGIIYRLPMPIEPKKLIAVVAIAQKWSPSLIYASGFGTGLAWLLMYITGTIDKISKITPKSVVRGIQVALGIMLAYEGYKMVSTGWLLGIIAVLIVIFLRENKHAPAAIVLMALGVFVVGIKGELLNSLDFGISLPPMATFTLSEVWESLVLAGFAQIPLTIANAVIATAALIKSYWPDRPVPERKLGLNMGIMNVTVTFFGGMPMCHGAGGLAGQYYFGARTGGTNIIEGAIEISLGLFLAKSIAKFFNVFPLSILGAMMFLIGLELTKFVKDIKKDEILVMAITAGLSLIMNMAVGFLSGLVVYHLSQRFKK; encoded by the coding sequence ATGAAGATAGCGGATTTTGAGTTTAACCGAAGAGAACTAGCAGGTTCCATGGGGGATTTCGGAACCCTTGTTCCACTTGCTGTCGGCTATATTATGGTAAACGGAATGGATCCCGCAGGGCTTCTTATTATGATGGGTTTGGCAAATATTGTTACAGGTATCATTTACAGACTGCCCATGCCCATAGAACCGAAAAAGTTGATAGCGGTTGTTGCTATTGCCCAGAAGTGGTCTCCAAGCCTCATCTATGCCTCTGGTTTTGGAACAGGACTCGCTTGGCTTTTAATGTATATCACAGGAACAATTGACAAGATAAGCAAAATAACTCCAAAAAGCGTGGTCCGGGGAATACAGGTCGCTCTTGGTATTATGCTGGCTTACGAAGGATATAAAATGGTCTCCACTGGATGGCTTTTGGGAATCATTGCTGTGCTCATTGTCATCTTTTTAAGAGAGAACAAACATGCCCCTGCTGCTATTGTTCTTATGGCTCTTGGTGTTTTTGTTGTTGGAATAAAAGGAGAACTTCTCAATTCTTTGGATTTCGGAATCTCTCTTCCTCCTATGGCTACCTTTACACTTAGCGAGGTTTGGGAATCTCTTGTCTTGGCTGGTTTTGCTCAAATACCTTTAACCATTGCTAATGCTGTTATTGCAACGGCAGCCCTTATTAAAAGTTACTGGCCTGATAGGCCTGTACCGGAAAGGAAACTGGGACTTAATATGGGAATAATGAATGTGACCGTTACCTTTTTTGGAGGGATGCCCATGTGTCACGGTGCAGGCGGACTGGCAGGCCAGTATTATTTTGGTGCCAGGACAGGTGGGACAAATATCATTGAGGGTGCAATAGAGATAAGCCTTGGTCTTTTTTTGGCTAAATCGATTGCTAAATTTTTTAATGTATTTCCATTAAGTATCCTTGGAGCCATGATGTTTTTGATTGGGTTAGAGCTGACCAAATTTGTAAAAGACATTAAAAAGGACGAAATTCTTGTTATGGCCATAACAGCAGGATTATCTCTTATAATGAATATGGCCGTTGGATTTTTGAGTGGATTAGTCGTATATCATCTTTCACAAAGATTTAAAAAATAA